CCTCCCCGCCGGAGCTCTCAAACCGGTTAAGCTGGGCAATCAAGTCCTGAGACACGAGGATATCCTGAGGCTCTTCATGTTCATCTCAGCGTATTTGGTGGCTATAGTGGCGGGCACATTGATGCTAACAGCGTTCGGCTACGATCCATTCCAGGCGTTCTCCGCCGTCGTGTCAGCCCAAGGTAATGTGGGTCCATGCTATATGGACCTATTCAAGCTAAATGACGTGTGTAGAGTGGTGCTGGCTCTGTTCATGTGGTTAGGCAGGCTCGAGTTAGTGCCGGTTATGGCGTTATTGTTACCTAGTCAGTGGGACGCGGTCCTCAGGAGGAGGGTTGCTAAACACTAGTAGTACTAACACCTCAGCTTGAAGAACTGGTAATACATGCATTTATATCTTGCGAGAGAAGACTATCTAGGAAGTGTTACTCGATGGTTTTAATCAGGTGGCACGGTCACGCGTGCTTCGAGCTGATCGATAGCGACGGCTTCTCCATAGTCATTGATCCCCACGACGGGGCCAGCCTAGGACTGCCTGCCCCCAAGGCTAGGGCTGACGCCGTCTTAGTGACTCACGAGCACTTCGACCACAACGCATACCAACTGGTTAGGAAGGATGAGGGAAGAGTGTATTCCATGCAGAAAGGGGAATTCAAAGTGGGAAAACACAGGGCCCTCGGGGTCGAGGCCTACCATGACAGGTTTAAGGGGAGGAGAAGGGGGAGAGTGATTATGTATCTAGTTGAGGTGGAGGGTCTCAGACTCCTTCACGTGGGCGATCTAGGGGACATGCCTGAGCCGGCGGTGTTGAACGCCTTGAGAGAACCACACATACTCTTCGTGCCGGTTGGCGGGACCTTCACTCTAGAGCCGGAAGAGGCGGTTGAGTTCGTTAAGGTCGTGGCACCTAAGGCGGTGGTTCCCATGCATTACTGGTTGGAGGGGGTCACACTCCCCCTGAAGCCCTTGGACCATTTCCTCAGTCTAGCGGGCCACGAGGTCGTTAGGGTCGGTAGAGAGTGGAGCGTCTCACCGGGCAAGCTAGTTGAGTGGCCCTCCGCTAGGGTTGTAGTCTTCTCGATTAAATGAGACTACATACCTCCTGTATTCCCTTCATGTAAGGACAACATGTTTTACCTTAACTCCTTGCTTTTTAGGGTT
This portion of the Zestosphaera sp. genome encodes:
- a CDS encoding MBL fold metallo-hydrolase; the protein is MVLIRWHGHACFELIDSDGFSIVIDPHDGASLGLPAPKARADAVLVTHEHFDHNAYQLVRKDEGRVYSMQKGEFKVGKHRALGVEAYHDRFKGRRRGRVIMYLVEVEGLRLLHVGDLGDMPEPAVLNALREPHILFVPVGGTFTLEPEEAVEFVKVVAPKAVVPMHYWLEGVTLPLKPLDHFLSLAGHEVVRVGREWSVSPGKLVEWPSARVVVFSIK